In Sulfolobales archaeon, a genomic segment contains:
- a CDS encoding glycoside hydrolase family 99-like domain-containing protein, producing the protein MVQRAGVFAVLLIIGFVFAGFAGYYLGFSGSSVGRVATTVVSGVVYSVSVFSTITYASTLTYSVEIPVVRRETVTSTVSWVSTATVTNTVTNVLEPWRYDRSPPVVRGFGWDASRVINDKIYDIGVWFSVFDDRSPIAYVELRFIPERYYYFITGYGMRPEDYDRVFPPENERTYILKPVDGGFDELEEDFEVEIRDIVGGREYRIIVIARDLAGNVGVFETKTPYIRQYENVAKLDNILVIVHYYPWYSTSRHWNEGYKGNPLLGNYDSQDPIVISKHIDWATGHGIDAFLISWWGPYSFEDLTLRKILENPLADNIRIGILYESLGRLKVLRNEKDEIYIDMNDPDNVNILLSDLKYLAKNYFNSPNYLYIKESPVIELYLARIYKGDIENVISILRKEMKLYLLADLVYWQNPSSEKDRIKVFDGITSYNMHTNVPEILKNFEYNLDKKYKEWSTVAEELNVDFLPSVIPGFDDSAVRSTNYPLPKSEKRFIEQLQIAKKYNPSVVVITSFNEWHEYTQIEPDREEYKKYLEVLLNFIRSG; encoded by the coding sequence ATGGTTCAAAGGGCTGGTGTTTTTGCTGTGCTTCTTATTATTGGTTTTGTTTTTGCTGGTTTTGCTGGGTATTATCTTGGTTTCTCTGGATCCTCTGTGGGGAGGGTTGCGACTACTGTTGTTTCTGGGGTTGTCTATTCTGTTTCTGTTTTCTCAACTATTACCTATGCCTCTACCCTTACATATTCTGTTGAGATCCCTGTTGTTAGGAGGGAGACTGTTACTTCGACTGTGTCGTGGGTTTCGACTGCTACTGTTACGAACACTGTTACGAATGTTCTCGAGCCCTGGCGTTATGATAGATCGCCTCCTGTGGTTAGGGGTTTTGGCTGGGATGCCTCTAGGGTTATCAATGATAAGATCTATGATATTGGGGTTTGGTTTAGCGTTTTCGATGATAGATCGCCGATAGCTTATGTTGAGCTAAGGTTTATCCCCGAGAGATACTATTACTTCATAACAGGCTATGGGATGAGGCCTGAGGACTATGACAGGGTATTCCCACCTGAGAATGAGAGAACATATATTCTGAAGCCTGTCGACGGGGGGTTCGATGAGTTGGAGGAGGATTTCGAGGTGGAGATCAGGGATATAGTGGGTGGTAGAGAATATAGAATAATAGTGATTGCCAGGGATCTAGCTGGGAATGTGGGGGTATTTGAAACAAAAACACCATATATAAGGCAGTATGAGAATGTTGCAAAACTAGATAATATATTGGTTATAGTTCACTATTATCCATGGTACTCTACTTCTAGACATTGGAATGAAGGTTATAAGGGAAATCCGCTTTTAGGTAATTATGACTCTCAAGATCCTATAGTAATAAGTAAACATATAGATTGGGCAACTGGTCATGGTATCGACGCGTTTCTTATAAGTTGGTGGGGTCCTTACTCTTTTGAAGACTTAACTTTAAGAAAAATTCTCGAAAATCCTCTAGCTGATAATATTAGAATTGGTATACTTTACGAATCTTTAGGAAGACTAAAAGTATTAAGAAATGAGAAAGATGAAATATACATAGATATGAATGATCCAGATAATGTGAACATCTTATTAAGCGATTTAAAATATTTAGCGAAAAACTATTTTAACTCCCCTAATTATCTTTATATAAAAGAATCCCCTGTTATAGAACTATACTTGGCGCGGATATATAAAGGAGATATAGAAAATGTTATTAGTATATTGCGTAAAGAAATGAAATTATATTTATTAGCTGACTTAGTTTATTGGCAGAATCCTTCTTCCGAGAAAGATAGAATTAAAGTATTTGATGGGATAACTTCTTATAACATGCATACAAACGTACCAGAAATTCTAAAGAACTTTGAATATAATTTAGATAAAAAATATAAAGAATGGTCTACAGTAGCAGAGGAGTTAAATGTAGATTTCCTACCATCAGTAATTCCCGGTTTTGATGATTCTGCAGTAAGGTCTACAAATTATCCACTTCCAAAAAGTGAAAAAAGGTTTATTGAGCAGTTACAAATAGCAAAAAAATATAATCCTTCAGTGGTTGTAATCACATCTTTCAACGAATGGCATGAATATACTCAGATAGAACCTGATAGAGAAGAATATAAAAAATATTTGGAAGTATTACTAAATTTCATAAGAAGTGGCTAG